The Dehalobacter sp. DCM sequence TTTGTCGGGGCCTTATCTGTTTTAATAGAAATCGGAGTTAATAGTCTCACTTCTGCCAGCGGGAAGGTTATGACTTGGTACGGCTGGGTGCTGGTTTATTTCATTTATGCCTGTATCGTGATGGGAACGTCCTTCGTTTACATTAATGCTGTGGGAAAACACAAGGTTGCAACGGAAAGAGGTGCAATGCTTCTCTTTGCGGGATCTGCAGTTGGTTGTTTAAGCCTCTGGGCGGTATGGCATTACTGGATGTAGCCCTAAGAATTAATGATAATGGAGATTAATTATGTACGTCAAAGCGCTAGACAAGCAATATTGTCTAGCGCCTTTGTTTGTTTTAGTCGTTATTTAGATTCAAATTGTTTATGTAGTCTAAAACTTTAAAAGAAAACTGCAGGTGAAGTAGAAAATTAATGTCATCTAGATCTACTTCCATGATTTCTTGTATTTTTTCAATACGAAGGCTCATTGTGTTACGGTGAATATGTAAGATGTTTGCGGTTTCAATTAGTTTCTTTGAATTTTCAATAAAAGTATAGAGTGTTTGGGTGAAATTAGTTTTATTTTTCTGGTCGTAATCTATAAGGGTTAGGAGGGATGGATGACATAAATCTTTTAAGTCGGTGTAAGATGAGCATAACTCAATCACATGATCTATTAAATATTTTTCATATTCAAAGAAAATCTTTTCTTGAGAAGATTTTACGCCGATATCCATTGCTGTAAGTGATTGTTGATAAAATTTATAGGTTTCACTGAGGTCTTGAAAAGTGCGACTTAGCCCGGCATGTAGGTTATTTTCACTAAGAAACTCAAACATATACTCAAAATCAATTTCGTGAAAGGGAGTATCGATACTCCTGCTAATCAGGATCACGATGTTATCCTCATAAATGATCGGTTTGCTGAAACTAATCAGACTTTCCACCATATCTCTAATGTATGAAAGGGGAATATTTGCAAGGTCAAATTGAGAAGGTCTTATCGTAAGAATACATAAGTTTTTTTTGAAATTGCAATCCAGATACATTAATCTTTCATGGATTACTTTTGAGTCCTTTATCTTTTTACTCAGCAAGTCAGCTAAAAAATATTCGTACATAATCCCTTTTGAGTTAATCAGAAACTTGTTTTTCTGCATTTCAGAGGAAATGACTTTGCATAAAAGTGAAAGAAGATCGATATCTTCATCCTTAATCGGTTGTAATACTTCCATTATTACAACTCTGCCGACAGCTTTTCCTTTAATATTAATACTTGAAAGTACTTGAGTAACAGAGGGTTCTGATAGTAAAGGAAATACTGAATAATTACTATTCGAATGGTCATCCTCAATTTTTTCTTTAGATAAGAACAACACCGGAAGTTTGCTGTTGTTCACTTTTTCTAAAGCTTTTTTGTGTTTCATCAAAGAAACAGTCTCGTAAGAAAAAAATCCTTTTGTTGTCAGTTCAATCCACATAGGATCATTAACCGTAATATTTTTTGTATAAGCAAGCAGCTTAAGACTTTTATCTAATACCATCATTGGGTTCCCTATTAATGGAAATGCCATATCGATGATATGTTGTATTCCCTGCCCCTGAGCGAGAGAATCTAGTAAAATTTCGGAATCAAGGGAGTGTTTGGTTTTATTGTTGAAGATATCCTGTATCGTATTAAACACTGCATTAAAACTAATTTCTCCCTCAATTTTCAATAGATTAAAGGGTGGATTCCTTTCGAAAGAATCTGGTATAGCCTCATCTGTTATCAAAATAAGATGATTTCCGCCATGGTTGGCAAAAGTTTCAAGGTTAGCGTTAGTACCCATATACAGAACATCGGGTTCAAAGGTCTGCTTTCCAGTTTCTATGAGTTTCAAGGTTCGGATCGCAGATAGCCCATTGGCGGATTTATAGAGTTTTGGATTAAATGCATTTAATTTTTCCAGAAGTGTGGTCATGTAGATATCCAGCGGATATACCCCCCAAGTATAAAAGTCATATACTTTTCAGTTGGAACGAGCCTTGGTAATCTTCTTCATAGTATAGTACAAACTGCGAAGTATTTCATCTTATAGTCCCTCACTTCGATAAAACAGCATTGAACCTTGAAAATCATTCTTAAGTAGCAGCTCTTTTATCTCACATACCTGTTTTTCTTTTTTTCTCGATGTCAAATATACTATTTCCGTACCCTGTTGTTTCCAAGATTTAATCAAGTTAACTGCGTTATTTATCGGAACATATGCTGCATGATTAAAATGTTGCAGTATACTTTTGGGCCCTAATATAGTACCTTCAGTAAAAATCATTAACCTTACTGGGTTTATCTCATTATCAGCAATATCTTCCTCGATTGGCTCATTTCTTATTAATTCTAAACAACCCACTGTATTTTCCCTTTCATAAGTCCTATAAAAAGAATTCTTTCGCCGCAGGACGCGGCGATCCTGCGCGCGATTTTATATAACGTTTCGCGAAGTTCCGCAGCGCCTTACCAAATTCATCTTTTCTAAGTTGCGGAACTTCGCTGTTATGTGATGGATAGCACCCCCATACTCAGCGGTTGCCATGGAGGGCAACCCCTTAAATGTGTATATTGCAAAGACATACAGTTTAAATGTCTTCAATAAAAAGTAGTATTCTAATTAGCTAATATCTATGGAAGCTAATCTTTTCTCAATTAACTCCTTTAACTCAGTATTTAAATCAAAAACAATGACCTCACTTATTTCATTTACTAATTCTCTTATTTCCACAATCTCCTCAACCATCTTGCGTGATTCTTCACCGGTAAGCGTATCAACCTCATCAAAGTTGGCGGTATGATATAAATATATCTCTCCACCTATTAAAAAACTAATATATACTGCAAAATATACTACTTCAATATGTAATATTTCACGCCCGACTTCATAATGTTTATTGTCTTTAGTTCTATAATTTCCTGACCCAATCATATTTGGATGTGTGTGCTCCGAAAGATATGGATAAATAATAGGGTGTATTATTGCGTCAATTGGATGTACGCCATGTTCTACCATTTTTTGTATAGATGTATTATGGTCATATTCCTTATTATTAGCCTTTAGTATTACCTTTTTATAGTTAAGTTTGTTATTATTTGTTTTTTTGAATTCATATATTCCAGCTTTCAATCCAATTTTTTGCCATACAAGTTCGCGTATTTCATGAGGATTATTAAGTATATAGGACATATTGATATAATTCTCATAAACAGTTCTAAGAATTATAAGAGTGTCTTCTCGAAAGTTATTGCTGAAGTTTCGCACCCATAAAACAGCCGAAAATTCGGCTTAGAATAAGACGAAAAAACGATAAAAATCCGCATGAACACTAGGTTTTTGGTATAATAAGATGCTACTCCAAATCAACCAAAAATGAGGTGTTATCATGCGGAAACCTGTCAAAGAAATTGAAAACGTACTCCAAAATCACGGCTATTCGATTAACAATATTATATGTGAAGTTATGAAGACGTTCAAGCTTAAAACGCTTTGCCGCAAAGTTGGTTTTCTGAAACAGGATGGTTACAGTTCCGCGGAAATCCTCTCACTAATGTTGATGTTGCCCCTAATGTTACTGAAAAGTGTCCACGCGTTATATAAAAGCGATTTCCAAAAGGTTACTACTATGAAGAAAGATTCCATATATCGACTGAAGAACAATGAAAAAATGCCTTGGAGAGCATTGCTGATCGGTATATCCAAACAGTTTCAACGATTGGTTAATCCTACGAACGAAGTGGATGAAAAGTCCGCTTTCATTCTAGATGATACAACTCTTGCTAAGACAGGTCGAAGAATTGAACAAATGACCCAGGTGTTTGACCATGTTGCAGGGAAGAAAGGTAGCAAATTAGGCTTTAAAAATTTAACCCTTGGTTTCTTCGATGGTAAAAGCCTCACGCCTATAGACTTCACTTTACAAGTGGAAAAGCCCTTAAAAAAGGCAAGGCACCGTAAAGAACGGTTCAAAAAGCAACGAGACCCCAAATCTGCTGGGGCTAAACGGATCAGAGAATGCCATGTTAGCAAAATTTCGAACGGTCTGGATATGATAAAACGGGCGGTAAAACAGGGGTTTAAGGCTAAATATGTCCTGGTTGACAGCTGGTTCAGCAGTTACGAGTTCATTCAAACGATTCGAGGATTAGACAAAAAATCGATGCATTTGGTCTGTGGTGTTCGGCAAGATACGAGGAAGTATCGCTACAAAGAGACTTCCCTTAATGCCAGCCAATTAAAATCGGTCCTCAAAAGTGAGGGAAACGAAAAACGCTGTAGGAAACGGAATATCCGTTATTTCGAAGTCCTTGTTGATTATGAAGGAATCGGACAAATCAAACTGTATTTTTGCCGGTTTCCCTATCAAAAGAAATTTAGACTGTTCCTCTCGACGGATATATCTCTTAGTTTATTGAGTATGTTGGAGATTTACAGTATCCGTTGGACCATCGAAGTCTTTTTTAAGGAAGCCAAGCAGCATTTGAAGCTCGGGACTTGTCAATCGAGGGATTTCGATGCGCAGATTGCCCATATCACGACCTGCTATCTCCTCTATACACTCCTAGCCTATTTTCGACGAGTAAACGCCTACGAATCCTTAGAAGGATTATTTGCGGAAATCAAGGACGAACTCATAGAGAAGAATGTAGCGGAGCGGCTCTGGGAATTATTTGATGATTTGCTGCAAGTGGTGATCACCAGCATCGCCAAGTCTGGTTTAGTGGACATTTTGGAATTTAGGAATTCCAGTGAATATGAACATTTGAAAGAACTATTTGAGAATTCTTTTCTTAGTAATCAGCTTATAGCCCTTAAAAATGCCAGTTAATCGGTAATAATCAGAAGGAACCACTGGCATTAGGATACCTTTAAATTAGAGATACAAGGGTTTTGAGGGGTGCGAAACTTCAGAAGTAAAATCTTATTATTCATTTATCCTAACTCAATTTCATAATGATACTGCTATTTTAAATCAAGGAGAGAAAAGAAGATGATAACTTGAAAGAGAGCAAAGAAGAAGGGGCAGTCCTCAAATATCTTGCTAAATTTAAAGGACAGAAAAGAACCACACCGCTTGTATCGCTGACCCCTATGGATATCCTAATTGCCTTAATAGGTGCTTTTTTGGGAATTGCCATTCTCAGCATATTATCACTTGAGTACGAGATTCCCATGTTGGCTACGCCGTTAGGGGCCTCCGCTGTTCTGGTATTTGGGGCACCGGATGCTCCCCTGTCGCAACCGCGTAACGTTATACTAGGTCACGCCTTGTCCGCAATTGTCGGGGTAACAACTTATCAGATTTGGGGAATTCACTGGTGGTCGGTGACTTCAGGGACATCTTTAGCCGTCTTGGTCATGATGTTAACGAAAACGACGCACCCCCCGGGTGGAGCCACAGCTATGTTTGCTATTCTCAATGCGGCTAACCCGATCTACATATTAACTCCAATTATTGCAGGTAGCCTGTTATTGGTTTTGGTGGGCATATTCGTCAATAACCTATCACCGAATCGAAACTATCCACGGTATTGGTACTAGATGCAATATTAGTAATGATTAATTCTAATGAAGAGATGAAAATTTGAAATTAAACTCTATTTATGTGCGTTTATGTAAGTATAATTGTAAAAGACTGATCCAAGAGGTGGAATTAATATTGCTTCTACCGGTCTAGTTATGTTTCACTCATTCATCAGAATGCTTATCTCAACATTTAAGACAAAGCTCTCCCAATGCAGCAAGTACAGGAACAAATATTATTATACGAGGAGTGGATAAAATGGCCGAGGTTAAAGTTTTTTCAGGAATTTGTGGTTTTAATACTAGTGTGAAAGTCGAATCCAAAAACATGCGGGATGCCCAGATTGAATTTCAGACCGAATGCCCAAACCTGAAACCATTGGAACCTGAACTTAAAGAAGTCAAAGCATTCGTGGAGTGTTTCGCAAAAGTTGGAGATTCACCGGTATTTCAAATGGCCAGAAAATACTGTAAACATGCGGCTTGTCCTGTTCCTACGGCGATTATTAAAGGTGTTGAAGTAGCTTGTGGTTTAGCCTTACCTAAAGATGCGGTGATAAAGATTAGCAAATAAGTTACAAGCACTATGATGACAAATTCTCAGAGCCCTACAGGAAGAGATGAGCGCTGGTGGAATTAATTGAGTTGACCATTGGAGAATTGGACCTGAAAGATATCTATTTGAGCATGGGTACAGGAGGTTCGGACAGAAGTATCAAACCGGAAATATGTGATGTAATCGAACAGATACGGGTCTATGCGGTACAACTAATTTAATTGAGTATATTTGTACAGTAGTGCCCGTTCAAATAGTGGGGCCCAACCAAATACTCTTAGACGAAAGGTATCCTTTGAACTGTAGTACGAATTTTTTTGAAGGGGCGTCCCAGGAAGCTATTATATTAAAGGAGAGTTTCTGAGGGTCTCACAGTAGACGCTGTGGAATTGCAGCTTTAAATCAAGCGGGGATCAAAAACCGGGAGAATCAGAGGGCAAGGATGAACCCAGCAGGTTATAAATTGGGTTATCGTTTAAGTCCAGGTTGTCATATGATTCCTATCATCGGCAAAAGATAATTTTCTCTTATTAGATGCTGATGTTGCTGCATATAGACCAAGGTTACCGGAATGATAAATACCCCAAATACAAATAGAGGTGATCCTTATGAGAGATTATGCTCGATCACAATTTCTCAATTGTGCAGGGGTACATCCCCACAGGAGCAGCCGTCAAGGCTGAAAATCTTATGGAGTGAAAGTCTCCTATCACCAATTAGCCGGTTCGGGTGATTAGCATATCCGAAATGTAGGGAGGTAACAAACTGCGGTGTGCCCGGACGAAAAAGCCGCGGCTGCCCATATAACCCAGAGAATAGAGGGTCGGAACAGACGGTGTGGCAAGCAAATATTGAGGTCAGAAGGATTAACGAATTACTGCAGCCCCGATATAGTTCCCCTTCAGAATCTGTTGAAAGGAATGCTGATTAGCGCTGACCCATTCCCGAATTGGGGAAGGCCGAAGCTTTGTGGGAAGAAACGGTAAATGCATCACAAAGGCAGCCGGGGTATGGGTTCTGACATCAATAGAAGGGTTCACAGAGATATCGACGGGAAAGTCCATTTCCAGATGGAATGGCAACAACCATCAAAGACCCGCCTTATAAAGTACAATCGAAGGAGGATGGGAGGATTTAGGACTGGCGCATGAGGTCATAAAAGCGATAAAAGGCTTGTTGAAGCAAAGGACCTCTGAACACTTGGGGGCCTCAGAGAAACGCAGTACGCAGTAACTGATAACGTATCTCTTTAATGAAGGATAACCCTTGAGTTAACCAAATAACCAATGGGCGAATATGGTGCCAACATTTAAACCTAGGGTTACTTGAGAAGGCTCAAGGGATAAACCTGGGGTTAGAACCGGAATCGGGAAATCCGACTGTCCGGGATCGCAGGGAGGCGTCAGGAAACGTGGTCTTGAAAAAAGATGCGCGCGCCTGCATTCTATCTCGACCAATTTAGACACAATTCAGTAGGACCTTATAGATTATGGATAAAAGATTCCTTCGGTGTTTCACTCAACACAAATAATTGTTGTGTTGTTATAAATAACAATTGAATTATCAGCGCTAAGGGCAAACCTGTCAAAAGATAGGGACGCAAAGCCATAGGGTCTAAGGTGCTTACCAGCACTATGATAGCCTGGCTACCGCAGAGACTACGTGTCTAAACCTGCCCTCTTAGCGGCAGGTTTTTTTGTCTTTTGAGCATGGCATTCGTGACTTTAGTGCTGAAAGTCCACTACGATGGTTGCTAGCACCAGTTGTTAGGTAAAGGTAAGAGGTGATGAGGACTCAGAAGGAAGCCGGAGGCAAGATGCCGACCTTGTGTGCAAAAATTACATATACGGCATATAGCAACCGAGCCCTCGCTTCATTTAAGGAATAATTGAAACGTGAGAACAACATGGATACGGTCGCATTTCGACAAAATATTACCGAAATATGGATGATGTCATTATTAAGATTTTTGTTTTTCATTTTAAGTAGGAGAGGTGCTGACAAATGAAAAATGTAACTTTATTAAAAATTAAAAGGTTAAAATAGCTGAAGTACAGTGGTGTAAGGATATCCATGCCGAGGGTGGCTTCACCGATCCAAATTACGTTCTACCCTCTGAGAATGTTACGCAACTCTCAACATTTCCACAATTCAATATGCCTCAAACAGACCGTAAAACCGCAATTTGTAACAAACAAATTGCGGTTTTGTCATTGACAAAAAAATCCTATTTTCGACTTCTGGTATGTATTAAACATTCTTCTTTCTCCAAAAAAATCTTTAAAAATAAATTAAGAAACTGGTTAAAGGGCAACCGATACCAGTTAAAAGATGAAATCTTATTTTCACAGTTTAACCAGCGAAACCGTGGAAAGCTATGCTTTTATGGACCGGAACAAGAACTAGATTTTATATACAAACAGCTGAAGAACCCAAAATTCAATGTCAGTGTCAGGAACGGACTTTTATTCCAGATATTAAATACCTGGAACGAGGTCAAGTGCGGCATTATCCTTATGTCTTTCTGGTTGGACATAAATTATACAGTGGACAAGCTCGGTGTCAAGAGCAGAAACATCAACTGCAACAAGCATAGTGCCTATGAGAAAATAAGAAAATTTTTGGGGAAAAACGACCATAAGCTTGGCCTTTATGCCTTCTTAGGAAATTCAATCGGGTGCCGTTCTCCTCCGCTTGTTCTTCATTTTTCAGATTAAAAAATCTAAAAATGGAGGACAAGCTCATGGAAGAAAACCAGCGTAAATACACGTTATTCGTTCAAAAGAAACGGATTGCTGTGAGTAAAGAAGTTTATATGGCTTACTACCACTGCAGAGATAGGGAAAAGTATCTTGATGAACTGGCAGTAACAAACAATATATCCTTTGAAGCCTGCCATGAAAAGGGTATTCAAGTGGAATATTTGATTGTATCTGCCCAGGAGTCCATAGAGGACAGTATCATATTGAAAGAAATGATTGCCAAGATGTTGCGGTGTCTTACTCTTTTAGAAGAAAGCGATCAGATGCTGATTAATGAACTGTTTTTCAAATGTAAGAGTGAGCGTCAATTATCGGCAGAAAAAGGAATACCACAAAAAACAATCAACGATAGAAAACGCAAAGCACTGCAGAAATTAAAAAAAATTATAGAAAAGTAAATCCGCTCAACCCCTCACTTTTTTCCCTATAGAAGTGAGGGGCTTTTTTTATCCCTCACTGCTCTTTGAAAAATGTTGGCGCAAGCCGTCCATACCCGACAGCTCAAATACGTTAACTGTTCAGCTGCTAAAACGGAAAGCGACCTTGGTAAACACGCCAGAACAGCCTGCGGACAAATTGCCCGTAAAACCGATCGCATCAAAGGCTATGAGCGAGACATGTTTGACCATAAAACAATCTGTGGTGGATTGCTTCGCCAGGACCTGAACAGCCTACAATGATACTCCTGCATAGTCGAGGTTAAGTCCCAGAGTGCAGCCCGGAGGTTCTCGGGGAGGTAGAATTCCTGTGATACCTGCTAACTACAGGTAGTTTGAGCTGTTGCCCCGGTGCTTGGGAAGTAGTGTCAAATAAAGCACAGGCTGAAAATGAAGAATAAGCGTGACCTCTTTGATATCAGAAACTGTGCAGCGGAACTCAAAGTCCGCTGCATCCTTGTGATATTAAAGCCCCAAATTTAAGGAGGCACGAGATTATGGGAGATGAGAAAAGAGTCTGGATTTACTGCCGGGTAGCTAACGGCGATCCTGAATTGATGGAAGCCCAAAGAAATGAACTGTTACACCATGCAAAAAGCCTTGGTTATATGGTAGTGGGAGAATCTCATGATACCGAAAGCGGGCGGTTCATTGACCGGGAAGGGATAAAAGAGGTTTCTGCAGCAGCCGCTTCCGGACAAATGGATGCCGTTTTAATTAAAAATGTTTCTTGCCTTGGGCGAGATATACTTCCGACCCTGGCATACATTGCGCAGCTTAACCGATGGAGTGTGGAGGCAGTCTCTGTCACGGAGGGCACCATTAAAATCACAGCCCCAAATGAAGCGATTGACCATATTATAGACACAATGCAGATGTAAAGGAGGATAAAGCAATGTCACAAGCTCAAGTAGCCAATGAAGTTAAATATAAAATGGCGCTTTCCCTGCTGAAATCCATGCTTAAAAAGGGTCTCATTACTCTTTCAGAATTTAAGGAAGTGGACCAAATAAATCAGCGTTTGTACGCCCCACAATTAGTAGAGGTATATATGTAAAAACACTTGATATAGTGGTTTTTGTGTAGTACTGTGTGTTGCTAACAGGACATCAGGTTCTGAAAAAAAGAGAGGAGGATGCGTATGCCCAAGGTAACCATGATCAACCCAATCAGCCCAAAAACAGAGAAAAAAAAGATCCTCAAACTACGTGTATGCGCATACTGCCGTGTCAGCTCAGATCACGATGAGCAGCAACAGTCCTTTTCGACACAGGTAGAGTACTACACCGATCTGATCGAAGTCAACGACACTTGGACGTTTGCGGGCATCTACGCTGATGAGGGTATCAGCGGCACCAGCAAAGAAAAGCGTGACGAGTTTCTGAGGCTGATGAAAGACTGTGAAGCCAAAAAGGTGGATATGGTTATCACCAAATCCATCTCCAGATTTGCGAGGAATACCAAGGACTGCATTGAAGCTGTCAGAAAGCTGAAAGAGCTTGGAATTGCCATCTATTTCGAAAAGGAAAATATCAACACCATGACGGTGGATAGCGAGTTGATCCTCACCATACTTGGCTCCGTCGCTCAGGAAGAATCCATCTCCATCTCCAAAAACAACAGATGGGCGATACAGAAAAAATTCGAAACAGGGGAATGGAATCCCTCTTGCCTTCCCTATGGATACACCAAGGGTGCCGAGGGTAAAATCATCATCGATGAAGCGGAAGCCGTTATCGTCCGCAGGATATACCATGACTACTTAAACGGTAAAGGCTCATATATCATCGCCAGGGAGCTGACACAGGAAGGTGTTCCTACAAGAAAAGGTGCAGAAGCGTGGGGAGAAAATGTAGTTGGGGAAATCTTGACCAATGAAAAATATGTCGGCGATATGCTGATGCAAAAGACCTTTACCACCGATACGGTGCCTTTTATCAGGAAAAAGAATAAAGGTCAAAAACAAAAGTATTTTATACAGGACAGCCATGAACCCATCATTTCAAGAGAAGAAGCCCAGCTTGTCAGGGAAATCATGGACTGGCGAAGAACAGAAAAAATGATGGTTGCCGATACCGGAAAGTACAATAACCGATACCCGTTTACTGGTAAAATTATATGCGGTGAATGTGGAACCACTTTTAAAAGACAGAAACTATTCAAAGGGATGCCCTACCATACGGAACAGTGGTGCTGCAGCAAGCATATCCACAAGCGAACAGCGTGCAGTATGACAGCCATCAAAGAGGATTACATCAAAGCAGCATTCATCATTCTTTACAATAAGCTGAAAAGCAACTGCGATCCAATACTAATCCCCTTAGCAGAGGATTTGAAAAAGCTCCATTACAGTCAAGGATATGAATCTCAGATAAAAAAACTTAACAGCAGAATATCGGAACTAACGGAACAGAGTCATGTACTGAGTAGACTGAGGTCGAAAGGATATCTTGACTCTGTTCTTTTTATAGAGCAAAACAGTCTCATCGTAAAAGAACTTGCGGAATTAAAAGCACAGCGCGGTGCTCTCCTTGATTATACCGATTTTGACGAGCGAATCACCAGGACCGATGAGCTGATTGCCATACTCAAGAACCAGGAGGACCTGACGGAGAGATTCGATGAAACAATCTTCTCTTTAATAGTAGAAAAGATATTCGTGAACTCAAAAGTAACACTTTCCTTTCATCTAATAAACGGACTGGAGCTTACAGAGATGATTGGAGAGGAAGTGAGCTAAATGGCGCAAAGGCATATGCCCTTCGGCTATAAAATCATCAACGGAACCGTAACTATTCTACCTAAAAAGGCAGACCTGGTCCAAAAAATGTTCAACGATTATATCGCAGGAGTATCCCTTCTGCAGATGGCCAAAGACCTGACTCAACAGGGAATTCCGAATGCCAACGGAAAACCCACCTGGAATCACGGCTCCATCGGGAAAATCTTAAGCAACTGCAAATATATCGGCAATGATTTCTACCCTGCCATAGTTACAGAGGAAGTATTTAATAACGTAAAAGTATGCAGAGAAGAAAAGAATGCTCAACTGAACAGAAATACCAATTACTATGCCAACGGCATCACCAGCACTTACCCTTTCAGTGGCAAGGTAGTCTGCGGCGAATGTGGAAGCGTGTTCCGGCGCTACACCGAGCACCA is a genomic window containing:
- a CDS encoding recombinase family protein, which translates into the protein MPKVTMINPISPKTEKKKILKLRVCAYCRVSSDHDEQQQSFSTQVEYYTDLIEVNDTWTFAGIYADEGISGTSKEKRDEFLRLMKDCEAKKVDMVITKSISRFARNTKDCIEAVRKLKELGIAIYFEKENINTMTVDSELILTILGSVAQEESISISKNNRWAIQKKFETGEWNPSCLPYGYTKGAEGKIIIDEAEAVIVRRIYHDYLNGKGSYIIARELTQEGVPTRKGAEAWGENVVGEILTNEKYVGDMLMQKTFTTDTVPFIRKKNKGQKQKYFIQDSHEPIISREEAQLVREIMDWRRTEKMMVADTGKYNNRYPFTGKIICGECGTTFKRQKLFKGMPYHTEQWCCSKHIHKRTACSMTAIKEDYIKAAFIILYNKLKSNCDPILIPLAEDLKKLHYSQGYESQIKKLNSRISELTEQSHVLSRLRSKGYLDSVLFIEQNSLIVKELAELKAQRGALLDYTDFDERITRTDELIAILKNQEDLTERFDETIFSLIVEKIFVNSKVTLSFHLINGLELTEMIGEEVS
- a CDS encoding sigma-70 family RNA polymerase sigma factor, whose product is MEENQRKYTLFVQKKRIAVSKEVYMAYYHCRDREKYLDELAVTNNISFEACHEKGIQVEYLIVSAQESIEDSIILKEMIAKMLRCLTLLEESDQMLINELFFKCKSERQLSAEKGIPQKTINDRKRKALQKLKKIIEK
- a CDS encoding SHOCT domain-containing protein — protein: MSQAQVANEVKYKMALSLLKSMLKKGLITLSEFKEVDQINQRLYAPQLVEVYM
- a CDS encoding IS4 family transposase; protein product: MRKPVKEIENVLQNHGYSINNIICEVMKTFKLKTLCRKVGFLKQDGYSSAEILSLMLMLPLMLLKSVHALYKSDFQKVTTMKKDSIYRLKNNEKMPWRALLIGISKQFQRLVNPTNEVDEKSAFILDDTTLAKTGRRIEQMTQVFDHVAGKKGSKLGFKNLTLGFFDGKSLTPIDFTLQVEKPLKKARHRKERFKKQRDPKSAGAKRIRECHVSKISNGLDMIKRAVKQGFKAKYVLVDSWFSSYEFIQTIRGLDKKSMHLVCGVRQDTRKYRYKETSLNASQLKSVLKSEGNEKRCRKRNIRYFEVLVDYEGIGQIKLYFCRFPYQKKFRLFLSTDISLSLLSMLEIYSIRWTIEVFFKEAKQHLKLGTCQSRDFDAQIAHITTCYLLYTLLAYFRRVNAYESLEGLFAEIKDELIEKNVAERLWELFDDLLQVVITSIAKSGLVDILEFRNSSEYEHLKELFENSFLSNQLIALKNAS
- a CDS encoding DUF5677 domain-containing protein — its product is MRNFSNNFREDTLIILRTVYENYINMSYILNNPHEIRELVWQKIGLKAGIYEFKKTNNNKLNYKKVILKANNKEYDHNTSIQKMVEHGVHPIDAIIHPIIYPYLSEHTHPNMIGSGNYRTKDNKHYEVGREILHIEVVYFAVYISFLIGGEIYLYHTANFDEVDTLTGEESRKMVEEIVEIRELVNEISEVIVFDLNTELKELIEKRLASIDIS
- a CDS encoding DUF6951 family protein, coding for MAEVKVFSGICGFNTSVKVESKNMRDAQIEFQTECPNLKPLEPELKEVKAFVECFAKVGDSPVFQMARKYCKHAACPVPTAIIKGVEVACGLALPKDAVIKISK
- a CDS encoding HPP family protein — its product is MKESKEEGAVLKYLAKFKGQKRTTPLVSLTPMDILIALIGAFLGIAILSILSLEYEIPMLATPLGASAVLVFGAPDAPLSQPRNVILGHALSAIVGVTTYQIWGIHWWSVTSGTSLAVLVMMLTKTTHPPGGATAMFAILNAANPIYILTPIIAGSLLLVLVGIFVNNLSPNRNYPRYWY
- a CDS encoding recombinase family protein; translated protein: MGDEKRVWIYCRVANGDPELMEAQRNELLHHAKSLGYMVVGESHDTESGRFIDREGIKEVSAAAASGQMDAVLIKNVSCLGRDILPTLAYIAQLNRWSVEAVSVTEGTIKITAPNEAIDHIIDTMQM
- a CDS encoding PucR family transcriptional regulator; the protein is MTTLLEKLNAFNPKLYKSANGLSAIRTLKLIETGKQTFEPDVLYMGTNANLETFANHGGNHLILITDEAIPDSFERNPPFNLLKIEGEISFNAVFNTIQDIFNNKTKHSLDSEILLDSLAQGQGIQHIIDMAFPLIGNPMMVLDKSLKLLAYTKNITVNDPMWIELTTKGFFSYETVSLMKHKKALEKVNNSKLPVLFLSKEKIEDDHSNSNYSVFPLLSEPSVTQVLSSINIKGKAVGRVVIMEVLQPIKDEDIDLLSLLCKVISSEMQKNKFLINSKGIMYEYFLADLLSKKIKDSKVIHERLMYLDCNFKKNLCILTIRPSQFDLANIPLSYIRDMVESLISFSKPIIYEDNIVILISRSIDTPFHEIDFEYMFEFLSENNLHAGLSRTFQDLSETYKFYQQSLTAMDIGVKSSQEKIFFEYEKYLIDHVIELCSSYTDLKDLCHPSLLTLIDYDQKNKTNFTQTLYTFIENSKKLIETANILHIHRNTMSLRIEKIQEIMEVDLDDINFLLHLQFSFKVLDYINNLNLNND